The sequence below is a genomic window from Terriglobia bacterium.
TGCAAGAAGATGGGGAGAATGACGAGCATGGCCCTGAACGCGCCGCTGCACGAATTCCCCTCGGTGAACTTCTCCCCGCCGGTCCCCTCGACCACGCGCGGCTCACGCCGTCGCCCGTGCGCGTCGAGTGCTCCGGCAGGCGACGTGTTCGGGTCCATGCCCTCGATGCAGCAGGCCGTCCCGTCGAAGAGCCTGCGATCTTCGAATGGGCTCTTACGGGCGACGTGGGAAGACTCGAGCACGAATCCACCGGGCGCGTCGTCTTGCACGCGGCCGAACGTGAGGCCGAAGGGCGGATCGAAGTTAAGGTGAGGTCGGGACGAACGGAGGCGCACGCCGACGCGGAGGTCGTCGTCGTCGACGAGATTCGCTCGACGCGTTCCGACGAGGGTATCCCCGAACCCGACTTTGTCAACGAGCCGGGGAGCGGTTGGCGCTCGCGTCTTGTCGATGGGAAATGGCAGGTCAACACCGGCCATCGCGAGTACCGTGCGATTGAAGGCAGGCCTGCGCTCAAGCTCCGTTACCTCGCGATGCTCTTCGCGAAAGAGGTCGTGCTCCGGAGCAGCCAGGATCCCAGGCTCGAACGACCGCTCGAGCAGCTCGTCGAGGTCGCGGCCTATGCGGATCGGAATCTAAACGAGCGGAAGAAGAAGCGTCGGTCAGTCGAAGAGGCGTGACCGTAGGGTGGGTCGATGAGGCGGATTCAGAATCCGCGGGTCTTGGGCGAACGAGTTCCTCGTCTCATCGCCAAGTGCCGCCGGGACAATAACTTTGGAGCGTACACCCGAATCTCAGACCAGCGTACTTTTGGTCCGCTGGTCTCGTTTCGGCCCCCGCAGAGCCCGGTCCGGAAGTCGCTGGGTGCCAAACACTTCCAAGTGGCCGTTCGGACTGGGTGGGGCGTTGTTCCCGTCAGATTCGATGGCGGATGCGTAGACTCTGCGTAGAGTTCGTCCGGACGCTCTTGCTGGCGAAACACCAATCTGTTCGGTATCAACCATTTAGGAATGCCCCCAGCAGGACTCGAACCTGCGACCAACGGATTATGAGTCCGCCGCTCTAACCTACTGAGCTATGGGGGCGCAAGACCGATTCCGACCATTCTAAGACCGCTCGGCGGAAACGGACCGGCTCCGCAGGTCCCCGCGGATGCCGGGCCGCCGCCCTTGCTTCCTACTTCACCACCCACACCCCGTCCCGCACGGCCAGCTCCGTCCCGTCGATCATCACCTTCCGCCCGCAACCTCCCGGCCGGAAATCCACGACGAGGTCCACGTGCTGCGCCGAGCGGTTGATGACGTCGGCCGCCACCAGCTCCGCGATGCGCCTCTTCCCCTCGTCGGACGCAGGATCCTCGACGAAGCTCTGCTCGTAGCTGGCGCCGATCGCAATGTGGAGGGTGCCGCCGACCTTTTCCACGAAGAGCGGGTGCTTGAGGACGCGGGTGAGGCCGGGGTTCATGCCGAGCGCGAACTCGCCGAGGCGGTGCGAGCCGTCGTCGGTTTCGACGATCTCGCGGAGGCGCTCAAGACCGGCGTCGGCGCGGTAGTCCACGATCCGCCCGCGCTCGAAGCGCAGGTGGATCCCTCGGATGTCGTTCCCGGCGTGCGAGTTCGGAAGGTCGAGGTAGATCTCCCCCTCCGTCCCCGAAGCGACAGGGGCGGTGTACACCTCGCCGTCGGGGAGATTGCTGAGGCCGAACGACATCGAGGGGAGCGACGGGCCGATGTCGAGGAGAAGCGTCAGCTCGCGCCCGTCCAGGGCCTCCGTCACTACGGTCGCGCGCCGGCCGTCGCGGATGAGCGGGGCGATCCTCTCCTCCGCGTCGCGGAGCGGGCGCGGGTCGGTGACCGACGCGCCGACGACGAAGCGGATGTACTCGTCGAAGTCGATTCCCTCGAACGTCGCCATCGCGGGGGTCGGGTAGAGCGTGAGCACCCACCGCTTCCCGACCCTGAGATTCGCGAAGGGGCGGTCGGCGGTGGCGAGCGCCTGGGCCCGGGCGGCATCGAGCCCTTGGAAGCGCGACGGGTCCTCGGCGCCGAGGACCTCGACGTACTTGTTGAACGACTCGTAGCGCGCGCGGTGCCAGTCGGGAACCCGCGCGAGCTGCTCCGGCGTCGCGTGCCGGGCCACGCCCGCCGACCAGACGCGGCCGCGGTCGTTGTTCGGCGGGACGAGCAGCACGTCGGGAACGCCACCGGCCTGGACGACGCGGCGCTCGAGGATCTCGATCAGGGGCCAGCCGATCCGCTCTCCCTTGATCATCACGCGGTCCTCGGCGCGGATGCCGCCGAGGGAGTGGTCGAGGAGGATCGAGGCCCAGGTCTCGAGGTCCTGGGCCGCGATGACGGGCTCGATCATGCCGCGCTCCTTACTTGAGGTACTTCGCCAGGAACTCGTAGACTTCCTTCCTCGACTCCCTCGCGAACAGCGTATCCAACCGGTTGAAGCTGTGTCCTCCCGGCGCGTCCTTGTAAATCTTGTATTGGAAGTCCTTGCCCGCCGCCTTGAGCGCCTGGATCAGGTGCTCGACCTCCACCACGTCCACGTCGCGGTCGTTGGTATTCGTGTGGATCAGGAGCGGCGTCTTGAGCTTCTCGGCGTTCCAGGCCGGAGAGCGCCGCCGGTACTCGTCCACGTCCTGGTTGGCGGTCTTCCCGATGTGGTAGGGCGCGGAGAACTCCGCGCGGTACCCCTCGTCGGAGTATCCCATCCGCGCGAGGAGGTCCGAGACCGGCACCCCGGCGTACGCCGCCCTGAACTTGTCCGGGTGGTCGAACACGGCCATCAGCGCGATGAGCCCGCCGTGGCTCCAGCCCAGGATGCCGACCCGGCCTGGGTCCACGAACGGCAGGGTGTCGACCGCCCAATCGCGCCCCGCGACCACGTCGTCCACCTCGAGGCCGCCGTAGTCGATCGCCTCGCGGTACTCCTTCCCGTACCCGGTGGAGCCGCGGAAGTCCGGGGCGACCACCACGTACCCGCGGTCCATCAGCTCGCGCACGATGTGCGTCCAGTAGGTGTCGAAGTCGGCGTGGACGCCGCCGTGCGGGAAGAGCAGCAGCGGGTGCTTCTTCTCCCGGTCGAGCTTCTTCGGGACGAACACGTACGCCCAGACCTTGAACGGGTGGCGCTCGTTCTTGATCCCGTACGTCTCCTCCCCTTTCGGGTTCGGAGCGCTGGGGTACCAGATCTTGTCCACGTCGGCGACGTCCCCGACCCGGGCGAACCAGAGCAGGTCGTCCACCTTCTTGGTCAGGACCTCGATGTCGTCCCCGCTCGCCTGGAGCTTCTTCTCGATGGCTGCGACGCGCTTCTCGAGGTCGGCCTGGGCGCCGTCCGGCTCCGCGGCCTGGGCCGGCAGGGCCGTCGCGGCGACGGCCAGTAGCAACGCGGCAAGGATGGCGGTGCGAATGGCGGCCTCCTTCGGGGCGCGCGGCGCCCCGGGGCATGATACGCCCGGGCGGGGACTCCGGAATCGCGACCGAACGGGACTCGGAACCCTGTCGCGGCAGGACACGGTCGCCCGGGTGGGATGCCGCGGCGCTCGGCCCGGGCATCGCCCTGCGTCGTCGGCTAGAATCGACCGTGGTCGTCCCCTCACGGGCCCACGGTCGCTGGAGGTCTCCCATGAAGGTGCTGATCGTCTATTACTCCATGTACGGACACGTCGCCCGGATGGCGGATGCCGCTGCCGAAGGAGCTCGGGAGGCCCCCGGCGCCGAGGTCACGGTCCGGCGGGTCCCGGAGACCCTGCCACCGGAGGTCCTCGCGAAAATGGGCGCGGCGGAGGCCCAGAAGCAGCTATCGAAGGTCCCGGCTTGCACGATGGACGAGCTGGCCGCGGCCGACGCGATTCTCTTCGGGACGCCCACTCGATTCGGCAACATGTGCGGCCAGATGCGACAGTTCCTGGACGGAACCGGTGGGCATTGGCAGACGGGTGCGCTGGTGGGGAAGATCGGGAGCGTTTTCACGTCTTCGGCCACCCAGCATGGCGGTCAGGAATCCACCCTCCTGACGTTCCACGTGACCCTGCTCCACCAAGGGATGGTCGTCGTCGGGCTACCCTACGCCTTCCAAGGCCAGATGCGGATGGACGAGATCACCGGGGGGAGCCCCTACGGCGCCTCGACGATCACCGGCGGGAAGGGGGAGCGGATGCCGAGCGAGAACGAGCTGGCGGCGGCACGGTTCCAGGGGCGGCACGTCGCGACCCTCGCGGCGAAGCTCGCGCGCTGAGCCAGCAGCTCGCGTCACCGCCGTTCGTGAGGACCTGCGCGTAGGACGCGTCGGTTCGCAGACGTGTCCTAAGCGCAGGGGCGGGGGTCCGGGGGCAGAGCCCTCGGAGGCTCACGGCCCCTCCGGAGCCGCCGAGGCTCCGCCCCGGACCCCGCAACCGCGATTCACGACGGCCTGAGAAACGGCCGCCGCGAATCGCGGTTTCTTTTTGCAGAACTACCGCAGCGCCTGGATTGGATCCGAAAGTAGAGCCCTTCGGTGCGGCGGCGGTCCCCCGCCGCTGCTACGAAGGGCCCCGGGGGTCCGGGGGTGGAACCCCCGGAGGATCCACGAGAGACCTGACTCTAGCCGCGAACTCCCTCCCGCTCAATCCAGCGGGATGACGAGGTCGGGCCTCATCGGCTTGACCTCGAGGTGGTTCTCGACGCCGCGCACCCCGTTGACGCCCAGGACCAGCCGCTCCGCCCGCTTGCGGTCGTAGAGACGGGCGACGCTGCCCTCGAGCGTCACGACCCCGTCCTTGACGGTAGGCTGGATCTTCCCCGACACGCGGACGAACGAGCCGGCCCCGAGGATCGCGGTGACCGCCTTGAGGATGAACGCGTCGTCCTTCGCAGGGGTCTCGATCCGGTCGCTCACCGCGACGACCCCTTCGGTGCGCGCGGCCACATCGGCGGCGGCGAAGCGCACCCGCGCGTCGTCGACCTTCCCGGTGAGGGTCACGGTCCCCGCGTCGACGCTCACCCCGAGGCCGGCTGCGGCGACCTCCGGGTGGTCCTCGAAGCTCCGTTTCACGGCCGACCCGATGGCCGCGTCGCTCCCGCCGCGGGACTCGAGGTCGATCCGGCTCTCGACCTCGACGACGTCACGCACTTTGGCGGCGAGGTCGGTCGCCTCCCACGCCTGCGAGAGCGTGCGAACATGCCCGGTGAGGACCACGCGCCCGTCATGCACCCTCGCATCGATCCCGAGATGGCCGAGGATCGCCGACCGCCGGAGCTGCTCCGATACCCTGCGCGTCATCTCGGAGTCCTCCGCGGGGCCTCCGAATGCGGCGGCTGCGACGACCATCGCGGACAAGACGGCGAGCCCGGTGGGTAGGTGGCTTCTCATGCGGGTGTCCTCCTGACCCGAGCATAGCGCTCCGCGCCCCAGGGGTCCAAGATCGGGACGACGGTCTCGGCGAACGGAGGGAGGCAACCATGGCAGGTGGGTGGTTCGCGGCGGGTGCTATCGCGGCGGCCTTGGGGGTGGTGCTTGGCGCTTTCGGCGCCCACGGGCTGAAAGACCGGGTGGCCCCGGACCTCCTGGCGATCTACGAGACCGGCGTGCGCTACCACCTGGTGCACGCGCTCGCGCTCCTCGCGGTCGGCTGGGCGGCGGAGCGCTGGCCGGGGCCCTGGGCGTCGGCGGCCGGTTGGCTCTTCCTCGCGGGGATCCTGGTGTTCTCGGGGAGCCTCTATCTGCTCGCGTTGACCGGCGCACGGTGGCTCGGGGCGGTCACCCCGCTCGGCGGGCTGGTCTTCATCGCCGGCTGGATCGCCCTCGCGATCGCCTCCCTCAGAGGGTAGGTAGGGCTAGATCAGCCGCTCGAGGCGGCCGAGGTCGAGGAACGTGACCTTGGGGCCGTCCACGGCGACGATCTTCTCGCGGATCAGGCGTGCGAAGGAGCGGGACAGGGTCTCGTGGACCGTGCCCAGGTACGAGGCGAGCGAGCCTTTCGCCAGCGGGAGGGTCAGCGCCGGCCGTGGATCGCGCCGCCGGCCGGCCTTGTCCAGCTCGTCCAGGAGGTAGCGGGCCAGCCTCGACGTGACCTCGCGCAGGGTGACCCCCTCGAGCTGCTGGCTCAGCTCCCTCAGGCGGACCGCGAACCCCTTCAACAGCTCCCACGCCACCTCGGGGTGCTGCTTGAGGAACGGGAGAAACTTGTCCCGCGGCAGGAACATCACCTCGCTGTCGCGGGTCACCCGGCCGTGCGCCGGGTAGCGGGCCTCGGGCTCCTCGAACATCGGGTCCTCGGCGATCGAGTCGCCAGGGCGGCAAACGTGGAGGATCAGCATCCGCCCGTCGCCGGAGAGCTTGTACACCACGGCGAGGCCGCTCAGGATCACGTACATCCCGCGGTACGGCTCCCCGTCGCCGAACAGCGTCTCCTTCCGCCGCAGCGGAACGATGCGCGAGAGGCCGGCCAGGCGGTCCAGGTCCTCGTCCTCGAGCTCGGCGAACAGCGGCACGCGCCTCAACCGGTCCCGGGTGCTCTCGTGAACGTCGCTAACGCCTTCGCCCATGTCGCCTCGTCCGCTCGCTGGGCAGGGGCCCGAAGGTCAAGTAAACCCGGTCGGGGTGGTGGGTGTCAACCGGTCGGATTCTCGTCGTCGCGCGCCGCGCCGCGGGACGGCTCCCGTGGCGCGACGCGCAACGGCCGGTTCTAGGTCTCGGCCCTCTCCAGGAAGACCCGGAGGACCCGGCTACGGGAGGGGTGCCGCAGCTTGCGGAGCGCCTTGGACTCGATCTGGCGGATCCGCTCGCGGGTCACCGCGAACGACTGCCCGACCTCTTCCAGAGTGTGCTCGCTGCCGTCTCCGACGCCGAAGCGCAGTTTCAGGACCTTCTCTTCACGAGGGGTCAGCGTCTTCAGCACCGCCTGAGTCTGTTCCCTCAGGTTCAGTTGAATCACCGCTTCGACCGGAGAGACGGCGGTCCGGTCCTCTATGAAATCCTTTAAGTGGCTGTCCTCCTCCTCCCCGATCGGCGTCTCGAGGGAGATCGGCTCCTGCGCGATCTTGAGGACCTTCCTCACCTTCGCGACGGGAATGCCCATCTTCCTCGCGATCTCCTCGGGCAGAGGCTCGCGGCCGTACTCCTGGACGAGGCTCCGGGAGGTGCGGATCAGCTTGTTGATGGTCTCGATCATGTGCACCGGGATGCGGATCGTCCGGGCCTGGTCGGCGATGGCCCGGGTGATCGCCTGACGGATCCACCAGGTGGCGTAGGTCGAGAACTTGTAGCCGCGCCGGTACTCGAACTTGTCCACGGCCTTCATCAGGCCGATGTTCCCCTCCTGGATCAGGTCGAGGAACTGCAGGCCGCGGTTGGTGTACTTCTTGGCGATCGAGACCACGAGCCTGAGATTGGCCTCGACCAGCTCGCT
It includes:
- a CDS encoding Crp/Fnr family transcriptional regulator, whose translation is MGEGVSDVHESTRDRLRRVPLFAELEDEDLDRLAGLSRIVPLRRKETLFGDGEPYRGMYVILSGLAVVYKLSGDGRMLILHVCRPGDSIAEDPMFEEPEARYPAHGRVTRDSEVMFLPRDKFLPFLKQHPEVAWELLKGFAVRLRELSQQLEGVTLREVTSRLARYLLDELDKAGRRRDPRPALTLPLAKGSLASYLGTVHETLSRSFARLIREKIVAVDGPKVTFLDLGRLERLI
- a CDS encoding BON domain-containing protein — encoded protein: MRSHLPTGLAVLSAMVVAAAAFGGPAEDSEMTRRVSEQLRRSAILGHLGIDARVHDGRVVLTGHVRTLSQAWEATDLAAKVRDVVEVESRIDLESRGGSDAAIGSAVKRSFEDHPEVAAAGLGVSVDAGTVTLTGKVDDARVRFAAADVAARTEGVVAVSDRIETPAKDDAFILKAVTAILGAGSFVRVSGKIQPTVKDGVVTLEGSVARLYDRKRAERLVLGVNGVRGVENHLEVKPMRPDLVIPLD
- a CDS encoding DUF423 domain-containing protein, translating into MAGGWFAAGAIAAALGVVLGAFGAHGLKDRVAPDLLAIYETGVRYHLVHALALLAVGWAAERWPGPWASAAGWLFLAGILVFSGSLYLLALTGARWLGAVTPLGGLVFIAGWIALAIASLRG
- a CDS encoding aminopeptidase; this translates as MIEPVIAAQDLETWASILLDHSLGGIRAEDRVMIKGERIGWPLIEILERRVVQAGGVPDVLLVPPNNDRGRVWSAGVARHATPEQLARVPDWHRARYESFNKYVEVLGAEDPSRFQGLDAARAQALATADRPFANLRVGKRWVLTLYPTPAMATFEGIDFDEYIRFVVGASVTDPRPLRDAEERIAPLIRDGRRATVVTEALDGRELTLLLDIGPSLPSMSFGLSNLPDGEVYTAPVASGTEGEIYLDLPNSHAGNDIRGIHLRFERGRIVDYRADAGLERLREIVETDDGSHRLGEFALGMNPGLTRVLKHPLFVEKVGGTLHIAIGASYEQSFVEDPASDEGKRRIAELVAADVINRSAQHVDLVVDFRPGGCGRKVMIDGTELAVRDGVWVVK
- a CDS encoding alpha/beta fold hydrolase — protein: MLAALLLAVAATALPAQAAEPDGAQADLEKRVAAIEKKLQASGDDIEVLTKKVDDLLWFARVGDVADVDKIWYPSAPNPKGEETYGIKNERHPFKVWAYVFVPKKLDREKKHPLLLFPHGGVHADFDTYWTHIVRELMDRGYVVVAPDFRGSTGYGKEYREAIDYGGLEVDDVVAGRDWAVDTLPFVDPGRVGILGWSHGGLIALMAVFDHPDKFRAAYAGVPVSDLLARMGYSDEGYRAEFSAPYHIGKTANQDVDEYRRRSPAWNAEKLKTPLLIHTNTNDRDVDVVEVEHLIQALKAAGKDFQYKIYKDAPGGHSFNRLDTLFARESRKEVYEFLAKYLK
- the wrbA gene encoding NAD(P)H:quinone oxidoreductase, with protein sequence MKVLIVYYSMYGHVARMADAAAEGAREAPGAEVTVRRVPETLPPEVLAKMGAAEAQKQLSKVPACTMDELAAADAILFGTPTRFGNMCGQMRQFLDGTGGHWQTGALVGKIGSVFTSSATQHGGQESTLLTFHVTLLHQGMVVVGLPYAFQGQMRMDEITGGSPYGASTITGGKGERMPSENELAAARFQGRHVATLAAKLAR